From the genome of Fimbriimonadaceae bacterium, one region includes:
- a CDS encoding Gfo/Idh/MocA family oxidoreductase, whose amino-acid sequence MALRIGFVGIVHMHSYSYANCVNSHADTECVGVWDRDPDAAKKFAEFAKCPVFSSAEEVIGLSDAIIVCSANNHHADDVVAAAKAGKHVLCEKPLAATLEDAQRILDAEKEFGVKVMTAFPCRYSPAFQKLLQRVKNGDIGEIQAICATNRGSNPGGWFVEKELSGGGAMIDHTVHVADLLYVLLGHEPVRVQAQIGNNMYSQSWEDTAMVTLEYANGVFVTLDSSWSRPKSYKTWGDVTMNVVGDKGVIELDMFNQAFDVYRNSNMRHGLAGYGSGTDDGLVNDFVNAIKNDTPMPISAEDGWRAAKIAVAGYRSVAEGQPVVP is encoded by the coding sequence ATGGCCTTGAGAATCGGCTTCGTCGGCATTGTGCATATGCACTCCTATTCTTACGCGAACTGCGTCAACTCGCATGCGGATACAGAGTGTGTGGGTGTGTGGGACAGAGACCCGGACGCAGCGAAGAAGTTTGCGGAGTTTGCAAAATGCCCGGTCTTCAGCAGCGCCGAAGAAGTGATTGGGCTGTCCGACGCCATCATCGTTTGTTCGGCAAACAATCACCATGCCGACGATGTTGTTGCCGCAGCTAAGGCCGGAAAGCACGTTCTGTGCGAAAAGCCTTTGGCGGCAACTTTGGAGGATGCTCAGCGAATTCTTGATGCCGAGAAAGAGTTTGGTGTGAAGGTGATGACGGCTTTCCCCTGCCGATACTCACCTGCTTTTCAAAAGCTTCTTCAGCGAGTCAAAAACGGCGACATCGGTGAGATTCAGGCCATCTGCGCCACCAATCGGGGAAGCAACCCTGGCGGGTGGTTTGTAGAGAAGGAGCTTTCGGGTGGCGGGGCAATGATCGACCACACGGTCCACGTTGCCGACCTTCTCTATGTGCTTCTCGGGCATGAGCCTGTTCGTGTGCAAGCCCAAATTGGCAACAACATGTACAGCCAGTCATGGGAGGACACGGCAATGGTGACCCTCGAATACGCAAACGGCGTTTTCGTCACGTTGGACTCAAGCTGGTCACGACCGAAGTCGTACAAGACTTGGGGTGATGTGACGATGAACGTGGTCGGCGATAAAGGCGTGATCGAGCTGGATATGTTCAATCAGGCTTTTGATGTTTATCGAAACAGCAATATGCGGCACGGCCTTGCTGGTTATGGCAGTGGAACCGACGACGGCTTGGTGAACGACTTCGTCAATGCGATCAAGAACGACACGCCGATGCCAATTTCTGCCGAAGACGGTTGGCGGGCGGCTAAGATTGCGGTTGCGGGTTATCGAAGCGTTGCAGAAGGGCAGCCGGTTGTGCCGTAG
- a CDS encoding ABC transporter ATP-binding protein → MSDVKPPVIEFKNVCKDYERNGQEPVRALSDLDFTVHDEEAGEFLAIIGPSGCGKSTILNMISGLLLPTQGEVRLLGELVTGPTSQAVTVQQAYTCFPWRTVLQNVEFGLEIQGSEAQERRQIAMDYLEKVGLADRHSAYPKELSGGMQQRTAIARALALKRPIVLMDEPFGALDAQTRSGMQQMLLSLWAVEKNTIIFVTHDIAEALLLADRILVLSPRPARIIHDMIVPFERPRNPMLQTDQKFVEMLQALMYLLKNPDTKLSASK, encoded by the coding sequence ATGAGCGATGTTAAACCCCCGGTCATTGAGTTTAAGAATGTTTGCAAGGATTACGAGCGCAACGGTCAAGAACCCGTGCGCGCCCTCAGCGACTTGGATTTCACTGTCCACGACGAGGAAGCAGGTGAATTCTTGGCGATTATCGGCCCTTCCGGCTGTGGTAAGAGCACGATCCTAAACATGATCTCAGGCTTGTTGTTGCCTACTCAAGGCGAGGTTCGGTTGCTTGGCGAACTCGTCACGGGCCCTACGAGCCAGGCAGTAACCGTTCAACAGGCATACACTTGTTTCCCCTGGCGAACGGTGTTGCAGAACGTTGAGTTCGGGCTCGAAATACAAGGTTCAGAGGCTCAGGAGCGAAGACAGATCGCAATGGATTACCTTGAAAAGGTGGGCCTGGCGGATCGGCACTCCGCGTATCCGAAGGAACTGTCGGGAGGGATGCAGCAGAGAACAGCCATCGCCCGCGCGCTTGCTCTCAAGCGGCCCATTGTTCTGATGGACGAGCCGTTTGGGGCACTCGACGCACAAACGCGAAGCGGTATGCAACAGATGCTTCTCAGTCTATGGGCCGTCGAAAAGAACACAATCATATTCGTCACACACGATATTGCTGAGGCTCTCCTGCTTGCGGATCGGATACTCGTACTCTCACCTCGACCTGCACGGATCATTCACGATATGATCGTGCCCTTCGAGCGTCCGCGCAATCCGATGCTACAAACGGATCAGAAATTCGTCGAGATGCTCCAAGCCCTAATGTATCTGTTGAAGAATCCTGATACTAAGCTGTCAGCTTCAAAGTAA
- a CDS encoding threonine synthase, whose protein sequence is MITGLTCYLCGKQYDHRTLQTTCECGRTLRVEYDLSPTTLRKEDLAGREANMWRYREVMPDCEPVSLGEGMTPIHHTPRLGESWWVKDEGVNPTASFKARGMSAAVSMAKKLGVKKMAVPSAGNAGGALSAYAAKAGIEAFVFMPKDTPEACIVECRIHGAHVELIDGLITDCAAEIGKRKVEEGWFDTSTLKEPYRIEGKKTMGYELAEQMDFNLPDVILYPTGGGTGLVGMWKAFDEMERMGWIGSKRPKMVSVQAAGCAPIVTAFEKGERFAEMFPNAHTVASGLRVPRAIGDFIMLDLIRESGGTALTVTDNEAITAAKEMSRITGIFASPEGGAVLAAAQKLQRMGWLKPEQKTVLFNTGSGVKYIEALR, encoded by the coding sequence ATGATCACCGGCCTCACCTGCTACCTCTGCGGCAAGCAGTACGACCATCGCACCCTCCAAACCACCTGCGAATGCGGACGCACCCTGCGCGTCGAATACGACCTCTCTCCAACCACCCTTCGCAAAGAGGACTTGGCAGGGCGAGAAGCCAATATGTGGCGGTACCGGGAGGTCATGCCGGACTGCGAGCCGGTCAGTCTGGGAGAGGGGATGACGCCGATCCACCACACGCCGCGACTGGGAGAAAGCTGGTGGGTCAAGGATGAAGGCGTGAATCCAACCGCCAGCTTCAAGGCCCGAGGAATGAGTGCGGCGGTTTCGATGGCGAAGAAGCTGGGGGTGAAGAAGATGGCGGTGCCCAGCGCAGGCAATGCGGGCGGAGCGCTCTCGGCCTACGCCGCCAAAGCCGGGATCGAAGCGTTTGTGTTCATGCCCAAAGACACACCGGAGGCTTGCATTGTCGAGTGCCGGATTCACGGAGCCCATGTGGAACTGATCGACGGCCTCATCACCGACTGCGCTGCCGAGATCGGCAAGCGCAAAGTCGAGGAGGGATGGTTCGACACCAGCACCCTCAAAGAGCCGTACCGCATCGAGGGCAAAAAGACGATGGGCTATGAGCTTGCCGAGCAAATGGACTTTAATCTGCCCGACGTGATTCTTTATCCCACCGGCGGCGGCACCGGCCTGGTGGGGATGTGGAAGGCGTTCGACGAGATGGAGCGGATGGGCTGGATTGGCAGCAAAAGACCAAAGATGGTGAGCGTGCAGGCGGCAGGGTGTGCGCCGATCGTGACCGCCTTTGAGAAGGGCGAGCGGTTTGCCGAGATGTTCCCGAACGCCCACACCGTCGCTTCCGGCCTGCGCGTGCCCCGCGCCATCGGCGACTTCATCATGCTGGATTTGATTCGGGAGTCGGGCGGAACAGCGCTGACGGTCACCGACAACGAAGCCATTACTGCCGCCAAAGAGATGTCACGCATAACCGGAATCTTCGCCTCGCCCGAAGGGGGAGCGGTCCTCGCGGCAGCTCAAAAACTGCAGAGAATGGGCTGGTTAAAGCCAGAACAAAAAACTGTTCTATTCAATACTGGATCAGGCGTAAAATACATCGAAGCCTTGAGATAG
- a CDS encoding DUF2961 domain-containing protein — protein sequence MSHGPLANICQIQTDVRSKRISSYARDGGNSDYHPIEPGETLVLADIEGAGIVKHIWITISSQDPLFRKNLILRMYWDGQEHPSVEAPIGDFFGQGWGKKYLFNSLPLAAAPKGGNALVCYFPMPFAKGARITVENQSEHRTGAFYYYMDYEEHASIPDDMGRFHAWYNQEYTGPESDFGDRENEWAILGPTPKNPTDKNNYLFCEVEGAGHFVGVNYYVHCPSPVWYGEGDDMFMVDGEPWPGSAHGTGTEDYFNQSWSPDEIYMHPYFGTPYAPGRIGNDDQLFGWIGQTHCYRFHLEDPIRFTKSLRASIEAGHANVLTLELASVAYWYQTMPSKPFPQLPSAEERKPRESIRPADIHAWRDAWRRMQGGGKLWGNEKLSNP from the coding sequence ATGAGTCACGGCCCCCTTGCCAACATCTGCCAGATTCAAACCGATGTCCGCTCCAAGCGCATCAGCAGCTACGCCCGCGACGGCGGCAACAGCGACTACCACCCCATCGAGCCCGGCGAAACCCTGGTTCTTGCCGACATCGAGGGCGCGGGCATCGTCAAGCACATCTGGATCACCATCAGTTCGCAAGACCCGCTCTTCCGCAAGAACCTGATCCTGCGGATGTACTGGGACGGGCAGGAGCACCCGAGCGTGGAAGCTCCCATCGGCGACTTCTTCGGGCAGGGCTGGGGCAAGAAGTACCTCTTCAACTCGCTCCCTCTGGCAGCCGCGCCGAAGGGCGGCAACGCACTGGTTTGCTACTTCCCGATGCCCTTCGCCAAGGGCGCGAGGATCACCGTCGAGAACCAGAGCGAGCACAGAACCGGGGCGTTCTACTACTACATGGACTATGAAGAGCACGCCTCGATTCCCGACGACATGGGGCGGTTCCACGCTTGGTACAACCAGGAATACACCGGACCGGAGTCGGACTTTGGCGACCGCGAGAACGAATGGGCGATCCTTGGCCCGACGCCCAAGAACCCAACCGACAAGAACAACTACCTTTTCTGCGAGGTCGAGGGGGCTGGACACTTCGTCGGCGTGAACTACTACGTCCACTGCCCTTCGCCGGTCTGGTACGGCGAGGGCGACGACATGTTTATGGTCGATGGGGAGCCGTGGCCCGGAAGCGCCCACGGCACTGGCACGGAGGACTACTTCAACCAATCGTGGAGCCCCGACGAGATTTACATGCACCCGTATTTCGGCACTCCCTACGCTCCCGGACGCATCGGAAACGACGATCAGCTCTTCGGCTGGATTGGGCAGACCCATTGCTATCGCTTCCATCTGGAGGACCCGATCCGGTTCACGAAGAGCCTGCGAGCGTCGATCGAAGCGGGACATGCGAACGTGCTCACTCTGGAACTTGCGAGCGTGGCCTATTGGTATCAGACGATGCCGTCGAAGCCGTTCCCGCAACTGCCCAGCGCGGAGGAGAGGAAGCCGAGAGAGAGCATTCGTCCGGCGGATATCCACGCCTGGCGGGACGCGTGGCGTCGGATGCAAGGCGGAGGAAAGCTTTGGGGGAATGAGAAATTGAGTAATCCGTAA